Proteins encoded in a region of the Campylobacter geochelonis genome:
- a CDS encoding MFS transporter, with the protein MKKYLNLLKSNQTVRLLSIIQLICYFGMWFSHIGIFTLLIELNAEVWMISLTAAMAFIPSVILAPFSGVIIDKFKALPLLMIFMVIEAVTILMLLFINDLSYFWFLQVLVFLRMGVGGIYFQVEMSLLPKILNKDELKLANEIHSIIWGVCYTAGMGLAGIFIHFFGIYTSFLVDFFIYVVGIYLLTRIKLDEKKSASNVKAINMIKEGILYIKSNPLLANLILVHAFVAVTAYDALISIMADHQYKGILSTALIIGLINTMRALGLVAGPILLSKFVNNRTLFWLFLGEAAGIVFWAVLQFNFYISFIGLFFAGLCTSVVWSYTYTLVQTHCDKKYYGRVVAYVDMIYLGTAAITSLMTGLLYSLGLGTFGITMLIAIFFILAAFYYKWVYKKWLRNG; encoded by the coding sequence ATGAAAAAATATCTAAATTTATTAAAATCAAACCAAACCGTTCGCCTACTATCGATAATCCAGCTTATATGCTACTTTGGCATGTGGTTTAGCCATATAGGTATTTTTACCCTTTTAATCGAGCTTAACGCCGAAGTTTGGATGATAAGCTTAACGGCTGCTATGGCGTTTATCCCAAGCGTGATTTTAGCGCCATTTAGTGGAGTGATAATCGATAAATTTAAAGCCTTGCCGCTTTTGATGATATTTATGGTTATCGAAGCGGTTACTATCTTAATGCTTCTTTTTATAAACGACCTTAGCTACTTTTGGTTTTTACAAGTTTTGGTTTTCCTTAGAATGGGAGTTGGTGGGATTTATTTTCAAGTTGAGATGAGCTTGCTTCCAAAAATTTTAAACAAAGATGAGCTAAAACTAGCTAACGAAATTCACTCGATAATCTGGGGAGTTTGCTACACAGCCGGAATGGGTTTAGCTGGAATTTTTATACACTTTTTTGGAATTTATACTTCGTTTTTGGTGGATTTTTTCATATATGTCGTTGGAATTTACCTGCTAACTCGCATAAAACTTGATGAGAAAAAAAGCGCATCAAACGTAAAAGCGATAAATATGATAAAAGAAGGTATTTTATATATCAAGTCAAATCCGCTCTTAGCAAATCTTATCTTAGTTCACGCATTTGTCGCGGTTACGGCATACGACGCGCTTATAAGCATCATGGCTGATCATCAGTATAAAGGCATTTTAAGCACAGCTTTGATAATCGGTTTAATAAACACAATGAGAGCTTTAGGACTTGTTGCTGGGCCTATACTGCTAAGTAAATTTGTAAATAACAGAACGCTTTTTTGGCTATTTTTAGGCGAGGCGGCTGGCATTGTTTTTTGGGCGGTTTTGCAGTTTAACTTCTATATAAGTTTTATCGGACTATTCTTTGCTGGGCTTTGCACATCGGTGGTTTGGTCTTATACTTATACATTAGTGCAAACGCATTGTGATAAAAAATACTACGGTAGAGTTGTTGCATATGTTGATATGATATATCTTGGAACAGCTGCCATAACCTCCCTTATGACCGGGCTTTTGTATAGTTTAGGGCTTGGAACTTTTGGTATAACAATGCTAATAGCTATATTTTTCATACTAGCGGCATTTTACTACAAATGGGTTTATAAAAAATGGCTAAGAAATGGCTAG
- a CDS encoding metal-dependent hydrolase family protein, whose product MNRREVLKGLGALGGVLLLNENLLAKEQTQKLILIKNAQVFDGVNLLKGAKDVLIENNIIKNVADKIDETTLKDTTIIDAKGKFLMPGLTDAHWHVMFAASELDSVNLPDPGLFYANAINGARDTVMRGFTTVRDMAGAVFGIKTAIDSGIIYGPRIYPSGAFISQTSGHGDFTPVTANTDGCCECSGILERMGEFKVADGVPEVLRAVRQQLKKGASQIKIGVGGGVISAFDPLDSIQFRVDEIKAAVDAASDWGTYVCAHVYDDNGINRALDGGVKSIEHGQLVSEKTVARMAKDKAWLSLQPFEYNEFSPAPKSPKGAILNKAWRNAVKYAKKHNCRFAFGTDCLFNPAQAKGQNFMLCLFASEIGELETLRLATSNNCELFKMSKNRDPYGEHELGRVKNDAYADLILIDGDPLKDIFVLSKYEDTFKVIIKDGVIVKNTLA is encoded by the coding sequence GGTAAATTTACTAAAAGGCGCAAAAGATGTGCTTATAGAGAACAACATCATCAAAAACGTAGCCGACAAAATAGATGAAACTACACTAAAAGATACTACCATAATCGATGCAAAAGGCAAATTTCTTATGCCTGGACTAACAGATGCGCACTGGCACGTGATGTTTGCAGCCTCAGAGCTTGATAGTGTAAACTTGCCAGATCCTGGTCTTTTTTACGCAAACGCAATCAACGGTGCGCGCGATACAGTTATGCGAGGATTTACCACAGTTAGAGATATGGCGGGAGCTGTTTTTGGGATAAAAACTGCGATTGATTCGGGCATTATATATGGTCCTAGAATTTATCCAAGTGGTGCGTTTATCTCTCAAACTAGCGGTCATGGCGACTTTACGCCAGTTACTGCAAATACAGATGGATGTTGCGAGTGTAGTGGAATTTTAGAGCGAATGGGCGAATTTAAAGTCGCCGATGGCGTTCCAGAGGTTCTTCGCGCGGTTAGACAGCAGCTTAAAAAAGGCGCAAGTCAGATTAAAATCGGCGTTGGCGGTGGTGTTATCAGCGCTTTTGATCCACTCGATAGCATTCAGTTTAGAGTAGATGAGATAAAAGCAGCTGTTGATGCGGCGAGTGATTGGGGAACTTATGTTTGTGCGCATGTTTATGATGATAATGGTATAAATAGAGCGCTTGATGGCGGTGTTAAATCTATCGAACACGGACAGTTAGTTAGCGAAAAAACAGTCGCTAGAATGGCAAAAGATAAAGCATGGTTGTCGCTTCAACCGTTTGAGTATAATGAGTTTAGCCCAGCACCAAAAAGCCCAAAAGGAGCTATCCTTAACAAAGCATGGAGAAATGCCGTAAAATACGCTAAAAAGCACAACTGTAGGTTTGCTTTTGGAACGGATTGTTTGTTTAATCCAGCTCAAGCAAAAGGACAAAATTTTATGTTATGTCTGTTTGCTAGTGAGATTGGCGAGCTTGAGACTTTGCGACTTGCGACAAGTAACAACTGTGAGTTGTTTAAAATGAGTAAAAACCGCGATCCTTACGGTGAGCATGAACTTGGTCGAGTTAAAAATGACGCTTATGCGGACTTGATTTTAATCGATGGCGATCCATTAAAAGATATATTTGTCTTGTCAAAATATGAAGATACATTTAAAGTTATTATAAAAGATGGCGTTATCGTTAAAAATACTTTGGCATAA
- a CDS encoding TIGR00730 family Rossman fold protein yields the protein MRVTIFCGSSSGNSEFYAIAKEFGSFLARRKHTVIYGGGAVGIMGGVASGVLEENGEIIGIIPELLYDKEMGNEAVSNLITVKTMHERKALMSDMCEAFITLPGGLGTFEEVFEVWTHAQLGYHEKPIAFLNINGFYDKLFDFVKFASDSGFIGKKFLDMVIIKDDFDELLKAIENYKAPKAKY from the coding sequence TTGAGAGTTACTATTTTTTGTGGTTCAAGTAGTGGAAACAGCGAGTTTTACGCCATAGCAAAAGAATTTGGCTCATTTTTAGCACGCAGAAAACACACTGTGATTTATGGTGGTGGAGCAGTTGGGATAATGGGTGGGGTTGCTAGTGGAGTTTTAGAGGAAAATGGCGAGATAATAGGCATAATTCCAGAGCTTTTATACGATAAAGAGATGGGAAATGAAGCTGTTAGTAACCTAATAACAGTTAAAACTATGCATGAGCGAAAAGCCCTTATGAGCGATATGTGCGAGGCGTTTATAACGTTGCCAGGCGGGCTTGGAACGTTTGAAGAAGTTTTTGAGGTTTGGACTCACGCGCAACTTGGATATCATGAAAAACCAATCGCATTTTTAAACATAAATGGCTTTTATGACAAGCTTTTTGACTTTGTTAAATTTGCAAGCGATAGCGGATTTATCGGTAAAAAATTCCTTGATATGGTTATCATAAAAGACGATTTTGACGAGCTTTTAAAAGCGATAGAAAACTATAAAGCGCCAAAAGCAAAGTACTAA
- a CDS encoding Dam family site-specific DNA-(adenine-N6)-methyltransferase, with protein MAGLNVADVIKELGISKSYLYKLIDKENILIPRSETGRYFWDESTVETIKKVLHIDGSQDKENIDSLISKLGLKQSFINNRRYLGNKYSLSDFIRKTVDENCKGVNIVIDIFSGTGAVANTFKDKMLITNDLLYSNYISNYAWFGYEKYSSKKIVELIYDYNQVKTKENNYMRENFADTFFSADDCSKIGYIREDIEVKYKNKEINFKEYAILITSLLYAMDKIANTVGHYDAYRKNADFEKTLVLNVLLPEETINSNNTCYNLDSNKLIKSIKGDLLYLDPPYNSRQYCDAYHLLENVARWEKPEVYGIARKMDRTLLKSDYCMITATKAFEELIENADTKYILLSYNNMSDKGNDRSNAKISDEDIVRILSKKGEVAIFESDYKSFSTGKSDIKDNKERLFLCEVFSEKKKKMKISCPFNYTGGKFKLLEQLQPLFVEKEVFLDLFAGGGNIGINSSSSKVIFNDLNEKLIDLIKFIKDTDTNILLKQIDNIIDRYALSNTSLYGYSYYDCDSSKGLAEYNKKRFLKLRDDFNDKVLGGEIDYSMLYVLIVFSFNNQIRFNRKGLFNLPVGKRDFNSKMRSKLVLFSEELKSKDVQFMKKDFREILLDDFSNETFIYCDPPYLITNATYNENGMWTELEEKALLEFLDEANEKGFRFALSNVLESKNKKNDILYNWIESKGYYCNRLNKSYSNSNYHRKNKNSISEEVLITNYPVDWRNE; from the coding sequence ATGGCGGGTCTCAATGTTGCTGATGTAATAAAAGAGTTAGGTATTTCTAAGTCATATTTATATAAATTAATAGATAAAGAAAACATTTTAATTCCGAGAAGCGAAACAGGAAGATATTTCTGGGATGAAAGTACAGTTGAAACTATAAAAAAAGTTTTGCATATAGATGGTTCACAAGATAAAGAAAATATAGATTCATTGATATCTAAATTAGGCTTAAAACAGTCATTCATAAATAATAGAAGATATTTAGGAAATAAATATTCCCTTTCTGATTTTATACGAAAAACAGTTGATGAAAATTGTAAAGGTGTAAATATTGTTATTGACATCTTTAGCGGAACCGGTGCAGTTGCAAATACTTTTAAGGATAAAATGCTTATCACAAATGATTTGCTGTATAGCAATTATATTTCCAATTATGCATGGTTTGGATATGAAAAATATTCAAGCAAAAAGATAGTTGAGCTTATATACGACTATAATCAAGTTAAAACAAAAGAAAATAATTATATGCGAGAAAATTTCGCAGATACATTCTTTTCTGCTGATGATTGTAGCAAGATAGGATATATAAGAGAAGATATAGAAGTAAAATATAAAAACAAAGAAATAAATTTTAAGGAATATGCGATTTTGATTACATCACTTCTATATGCAATGGATAAGATTGCAAATACTGTTGGACATTATGATGCATATAGAAAAAATGCCGACTTTGAAAAAACTTTAGTGTTGAATGTTTTGCTACCTGAAGAAACGATAAATTCTAATAATACTTGTTATAACCTTGATTCAAATAAGCTGATAAAAAGTATTAAGGGTGATTTGTTGTACTTGGATCCTCCGTATAATTCAAGACAGTATTGTGATGCATATCATTTACTTGAAAATGTAGCAAGATGGGAAAAACCTGAAGTTTATGGGATTGCAAGAAAGATGGATAGGACTTTACTTAAAAGCGATTACTGCATGATTACAGCTACAAAAGCCTTTGAGGAACTTATTGAAAATGCTGATACAAAGTATATCTTGCTTTCATATAACAATATGTCTGATAAGGGGAATGATAGGTCGAATGCGAAAATATCAGATGAAGATATTGTGAGAATTCTTAGCAAAAAGGGGGAAGTTGCTATATTTGAATCGGATTATAAGAGTTTTTCGACTGGAAAATCAGATATAAAGGATAACAAAGAAAGATTATTTTTATGCGAAGTATTTAGCGAAAAAAAGAAGAAAATGAAAATATCTTGTCCCTTTAATTATACAGGTGGAAAATTTAAATTATTGGAACAGCTGCAACCTTTATTTGTTGAAAAGGAAGTGTTTTTAGATTTATTTGCTGGAGGAGGAAATATTGGGATAAATTCATCTTCTTCAAAGGTTATTTTTAATGATTTAAATGAAAAACTGATAGATTTAATTAAATTTATAAAAGACACTGATACTAACATTTTATTAAAACAAATAGATAATATTATTGATAGATATGCTTTATCTAACACATCTTTATATGGATATTCTTATTATGATTGTGATAGCAGTAAAGGCTTAGCTGAATATAATAAAAAAAGATTTCTCAAGTTAAGAGATGATTTTAACGATAAAGTCCTTGGTGGAGAAATAGATTACTCAATGTTATATGTATTGATAGTTTTCTCTTTTAATAATCAAATTCGTTTTAATCGAAAAGGATTGTTTAATCTTCCTGTAGGGAAGAGAGATTTTAATTCTAAAATGAGAAGTAAGCTTGTTCTATTTTCTGAGGAATTAAAAAGCAAAGATGTCCAGTTCATGAAGAAGGATTTTAGGGAGATTTTGTTAGATGATTTTTCTAATGAGACTTTTATTTATTGCGATCCTCCTTATTTGATTACAAATGCAACATATAATGAAAATGGAATGTGGACTGAACTAGAGGAAAAAGCTTTACTTGAATTTTTGGATGAAGCCAACGAAAAAGGTTTTAGGTTTGCTTTGTCTAATGTTTTGGAAAGTAAAAATAAAAAAAATGATATTTTATATAATTGGATTGAAAGTAAGGGGTATTACTGCAACCGTTTGAATAAAAGTTATTCAAATAGCAACTATCACAGAAAAAATAAGAATAGTATATCTGAAGAA
- a CDS encoding ankyrin repeat domain-containing protein translates to MNQTSKNFIITIAVIFITILAYLYKTNQLPNLTNQTNFTITSDTNVSAIPGLSKYVTQEEVDEFGFSYSDIHCDKETNSTLIPLRNALQEKDTYKVINFLKEHNLSADIKMVDGKTPIMYSSFYNDLNTTMELYKIGANLHIKDRYKLNALAYAISINSANTVKFLLDNNVTMQETPVVQMYGAGVASFYRQIDKIIINNYDMQIGYETGITLFKCGEGRYGDGLNPFLYIVYSNLYDTAKVVLESGYKPTECSWGSNKYAVDCYKKITEYDNYEPMLELMLKYNVPGQPTKEQLKEAYEKCYRGYKLRYDLQQDYIKKGIVQKIKHLENYTKHCSDENGTFKDTKAYINYANDYSKNYAVDSFINRNKNNPSKVIYLDKNSSKSNSNLTDKNKNKNKNKN, encoded by the coding sequence TTGAACCAAACATCTAAAAATTTTATCATAACCATAGCTGTTATATTTATAACTATACTTGCATATCTTTATAAAACCAACCAACTACCAAATTTAACCAACCAAACCAACTTCACAATCACTTCAGACACAAACGTTTCTGCTATACCAGGACTTAGTAAGTATGTAACTCAAGAAGAGGTTGATGAGTTTGGGTTTAGCTATTCTGATATCCATTGTGATAAGGAGACAAATTCCACTCTTATACCACTAAGAAATGCACTACAAGAAAAAGACACTTATAAAGTTATAAACTTTTTAAAAGAGCATAATCTAAGTGCGGATATTAAAATGGTAGATGGAAAGACTCCTATAATGTATAGCTCTTTTTATAATGATTTAAATACAACAATGGAATTATATAAAATAGGAGCAAACCTACATATTAAAGATAGATATAAACTAAATGCTCTAGCATATGCTATAAGCATAAACTCTGCGAACACAGTTAAATTTCTACTTGATAATAATGTAACTATGCAAGAAACCCCAGTGGTTCAAATGTATGGTGCAGGAGTAGCTAGTTTCTATAGACAGATAGATAAGATTATTATAAATAACTATGATATGCAGATAGGTTATGAAACAGGAATAACTCTGTTTAAGTGCGGAGAAGGTAGATATGGTGATGGTTTAAATCCTTTTTTATACATAGTTTATTCAAATTTATATGACACAGCAAAAGTTGTTTTAGAAAGTGGATATAAGCCAACTGAATGCAGTTGGGGTTCTAATAAATACGCAGTTGATTGCTATAAAAAGATAACAGAATATGACAACTACGAACCTATGCTAGAACTTATGCTTAAATACAATGTCCCTGGACAACCTACAAAAGAGCAACTAAAAGAGGCGTATGAGAAATGCTATAGAGGTTATAAATTAAGATATGACTTACAACAAGACTATATAAAAAAAGGTATAGTTCAAAAAATCAAGCATTTAGAAAATTATACAAAGCATTGCTCTGATGAAAATGGAACTTTTAAAGATACAAAAGCATATATAAACTATGCAAATGATTATAGCAAAAACTATGCAGTAGATTCTTTCATTAATAGAAACAAGAATAACCCATCTAAGGTGATTTACCTTGATAAAAACTCAAGTAAGTCTAACTCAAATTTAACAGATAAAAATAAAAATAAAAATAAAAATAAAAACTAA